In Cryptomeria japonica chromosome 10, Sugi_1.0, whole genome shotgun sequence, a genomic segment contains:
- the LOC131859070 gene encoding uncharacterized protein LOC131859070 translates to MFGTYGNIGCATNNEAEIRALEAGLLLCKQKGLSNVQIEGDSQIIINGVTATRLLNWKLAKWLPRIQSLLQAINPYERSHIHREGNRVADLLANLRVNSDSAEVSMDPKTLSLEITDLCRKDILIRKCDRVG, encoded by the coding sequence ATGTTTGGTACGTACGGAAATATTGGTTGTGCTACAAATAATGAAGCAGAAATAAGAGCCCTTGAGGCCGGGTTATTACTTTGCAAACAGAAAGGTTTATCAAATGTACAGATTGAGGGTGATTCTCAAATAATTATAAATGGGGTGACTGCCACTAGACTACTAAATTGGAAACTAGCTAAATGGCTGCCTCGCATTCAGTCTCTACTCCAAGCAATCAATCCATATGAAAGATCTCACATACATAGGGAAGGTAATCGAGTGGCAGACCTGCTTGCTAATCTCAGAGTCAATTCAGATTCTGCAGAAGTGTCAATGGATCCCAAGACATTGAGTTTGGAGATTACAGACTTGTGTAGAAAGGACATATTGATAAGGAAATGTGACAGGGTTGGATGA